A single Phragmites australis chromosome 4, lpPhrAust1.1, whole genome shotgun sequence DNA region contains:
- the LOC133914684 gene encoding mitochondrial import inner membrane translocase subunit TIM17-3-like, with the protein MGSNEPTYGGIPDLRWRLFHEVGWGFLIGGGCGSSLHFLRGLRNWPSGGRLVGAAHDLRVNAPRVAGSWGAFFGISCAFESAMSLARRKEDPWNSVAAGAATWGLLDARLGARAAARSVILGATVVALFQGVYIVFDRNFLAVPQYVPPVPDDPCLPAPAGHRPTPGGFLGIPRQRIVVQQISVADKPWL; encoded by the coding sequence ATGGGCAGCAATGAGCCCACGTACGGTGGGATCCCGGATCTCCGCTGGCGCCTCTTCCACGAGGTGGGCTGGGGCTTCCTGATAGGCGGAGGCTGCGGCTCGAGCTTGCACTTCCTCAGGGGCCTCCGCAACTGGCCCAGTGGCGGCCGCCTCGTCGGCGCTGCCCACGACCTCCGCGTGAACGCGCCCCGCGTCGCCGGCTCGTGGGGCGCCTTCTTCGGCATCAGTTGCGCCTTCGAGAGTGCCATGTCCCTAGCGCGCCGGAAGGAGGACCCCTGGAACTCCGTTGCCGCAGGGGCCGCGACCTGGGGCCTCCTCGACGCGCGCCTGGgagcccgcgccgccgcccgctccGTGATTCTTGGCGCCACCGTCGTCGCACTCTTTCAAGGCGTCTACATCGTGTTCGACCGCAACTTTTTGGCAGTGCCGCAGTATGTCCCGCCGGTCCCGGATGATCCCTGCCTCCCAGCGCCCGCTGGCCATCGACCCACGCCGGGCGGCTTCCTGGGGATCCCGCGACAGCGCATTGTGGTCCAGCAGATCTCCGTCGCTGACAAACCCTGGCTGTAG